A single window of Syngnathus acus chromosome 23, fSynAcu1.2, whole genome shotgun sequence DNA harbors:
- the LOC119117067 gene encoding protein-methionine sulfoxide oxidase mical3a-like isoform X4, giving the protein MGNESRREKAQVLFDEFVSASTCRAALHSFRQLCEHLHLDLDADRRGNEHPLYRAIRRRLAYWKANALWSKLERRASRQEYLQNRACRDATCAVIGAGPCGLRAAVELSFLGARVVVLEKRDTFSRNNVLHLWPFAIHDLRGLGAKKFYGKFCAGSIDHISIRQLQLVLLKVALLLGVEVHVNVEFKDVLEPPGDQRPGGETNSQPVRALVSRGFGACVPDSVCRRQSGGLPVSFQGWAGRWRHGQSPTPSIGCSLTSSWERTVAGTLCPPRPVPAGFRRKEFRGKLAIAITANFKNRNTRAEARVQEIGGVASIFNQRFFQDLRQQTGVDLENLVYYKDDTHYFVMTAKKRSLLHKGVILQDFADTELLLSRSNVDQKALQAFARTAANFSTDGQLPSLDFAINHYGRPDVAMFDFTSMYASENAAMVRRRRGHRLLVTLVGDSLLEPFWPMGTGVARGFLAALDASWMIRRWCQGDFPLDLLAERESLYRFLAQTTPENMQKNFSLYSLDPSSRYVNICLSVTPDQVRHLLDTEENAGQEPEMVGASPPIPESLSESNRLLAWCRLQTAGYPGVAVSDLTASWKSGLALCALLHRHRPQLIDFESLNPAAHHHNVGLAFDVCERELGILPLMTVEEMTSAAEPDALSMVMYLSQLYQLLRDGPPSSGAIGEESERRQSHFAASPLRPSTVWLSQDSQVRAASVTPASLLSRLGLDLSRQQMSKWHADEAIAEAPGPRVRLMARLLQAKLGHGSSSSSSSLGQRTLGSEQEADSLPVADRQHPTACASDVCFFCRQKVYVMERLSAEGLFFHRSCFACHVCRSTLRIAAYRFHAATGKFSCPRQCEPSACAGPSAPKPDRMVSCDRTQRPSCTSLLLSSEESSVATEHRRLSAFSLTPERIELENDKAERLEAEEISEEEISEEFLACFNLSTDDQTLSSEADTPVSPTYQTAWEEALEDGLRLTACQEEGDREEDQPVSEEESSDDTGAPGETSAWRNTPSTASFVTKVDSASSVRWPSPSEKEVSLAECVEGAWPEESNGRCQRVERQAEGGGARALWKAVFSRTRDKTKEAGRPAEPLHHTHDAGWWTAQRKCSPEARNNLHLETLDMAARLEKLCIRERDAAAAVVEHGARAHLQPVSDADGFARPQPAYVPHALAFRPAFPKVRERRPRRHPPPDSDGRSSCATEVAGVLVRPREPSSLSVPESLFRPYEAPRPTERRRPERSGRRRAKRRQLERLRRAQLIQWQLQLVEEEQRRLEAQGVALEQSLRGACGDDKSSFMQLWFQLVQQKNALARYESELGIYARELQLEDQQSRLQQELRERMMLDDRLKGDRELLQERAILEEMLEVLERRKALVPLLEEQRLS; this is encoded by the exons ATGGGAAACGAGTCGCGGCGGGAAAAGGCTCAGGTGTTGTTTGATGAGTTTGTTTCAGCGTCCACCTGCAGGGCGGCGCTGCATTCCTTCCGCCAACTGTGCGAGCACCTGCACCTGGACCTGGACGCCGATAGGCGCGGCAACGAGCATCCGCTCTACCGGGCCATCAGACGGCGTCTGGCGTATTGGAAGGCCAACGCCTTGTGGAGCAAGTTGGAGCGCCGGGCTTCCCGGCAGGAATACCTGCAGAACCGAGCCTGCCGCGACGCCACG TGCGCCGTGATCGGGGCGGGGCCCTGCGGCCTGCGCGCGGCGGTGGAGTTGAGCTTCCTGGGCGCTCGCGTGGTGGTCCTGGAGAAGAGGGATACCTTTTCCAGGAACAATGTGCTCCACCTCTGGCCCTTCGCCATCCACGACCTGCGGGGACTCGGCGCCAAGAAGTTCTACGGGAAGTTCTGCGCCGGCTCCATCGACCACATCA GTATTCGTCAACTTCAGCTGGTTCTACTCAAGGTGGCGCTGCTGCTCGGCGTGGAAGTTCACGTCAACGTGGAGTTTAAGGACGTGCTGGAGCCGCCGGGTGACCAGCGCCCGGGCGGTGAGACAAACTCCCAGCCCGTCCGTGCCCTCGTCTCTCGCGGCTTCGGCGCCTGCGTTCCCGATTCCGTCTGTCGACGTCAGTCGGGCGGGCTTCCCGTCTCTTTCCAGGGGTGGGCTGGACGCTGGAGGCATGGCCAAAGTCCCACGCCGTCAATCGGCTGCAGTTTGACATCATCGTGGGAGCGGACGGTCGCAGGAACACTTTGCCCG CCACGCCCTGTGCCCGCAGGTTTTCGGCGCAAAGAGTTCCGCGGCAAGCTGGCCATCGCCATCACCGCCAATTTCAAAAACCGAAACACTCGCGCCGAGGCCAGAGTGCAGGAGATCGGCGGCGTGGCGTCAATCTTCAACCAGCGGTTCTTCCAGGACCTCCGGCAGCAAACCG GCGTGGACCTGGAGAACCTGGTGTACTACAAAGACGACACGCACTACTTTGTCATGACAGCCAAGAAACGCAGCCTGCTCCACAAAGGAGTCATTTTACAG GACTTTGCCGACACGGAGCTGCTCCTCTCTCGAAGTAACGTGGACCAGAAGGCTTTGCAGGCCTTTGCCCGCACGGCCGCTAACTTCTCCACCGACGGGCAGCTTCCGTCTCTGGACTTTGCCATCAACCACTACGGCCGCCCGGACGTGGCCATGTTTGACTTCACGTCCATGTACGCGTCGGAGAACGCCGCTATGGTCCGCCGGCGCCGAGGGCACCGACTGCTGGTCACGCTGGTGGGGGACAGCTTGCTAGAG CCCTTCTGGCCGATGGGAACGGGCGTCGCCCGCGGCTTCTTGGCCGCCCTGGACGCGTCTTGGATGATTCGTCGGTGGTGCCAAGGAGATTTTCCCCTTGACCTCCTGGCTGAGAG AGAGAGTCTGTACCGTTTCTTGGCTCAGACTACGCCTGAAAACATGCAGAAGAACTTTTCTTTGTACTCTCTGGACCCGTCGAGTCGCTACGTCAACATCTGCCTGAGCGTCACACCTGATCAA GTGAGACATTTGCTCGACACGGAGGAGAACGCGGGACAAGAGCCGGAAATGGTGGGAGCGTCGCCGCCGATACCGG AGTCGCTCTCCGAGTCCAATCGGCTTCTGGCGTGGTGTCGGCTGCAGACGGCGGGTTACCCCGGCGTCGCCGTCAGCGACCTGACGGCGTCGTGGAAGAGCGGCTTGGCTCTGTGCGCCCTGCTCCACCGCCACAGACCCCAACTCAT AGACTTTGAGTCGCTGAACCCCGCGGCGCACCACCACAACGTTGGCTTGGCGTTTGACGTGTGCGAGCGAGAGTTGGGAATTTTGCCGCTGATGACGGTGGAGGAGATGACTTCGGCGGCAGAACCGGACGCGCTGTCCATGGTCATGTACCTCAGTCAACTCTACCAGCTGCTACGGGATGGCCCGCCTTCTTCGG GAGCCATAGGCGAGGAATCCGAGCGGCGCCAGAGCCATTTTGCCGCGTCACCGCTGCGCCCGTCTACAGTCTGGCTGTCCCAGGATTCCCAGGTCCGAGCAGCCTCGGTGACCCCGGCCTCCCTCCTGAGCCGACTTGGACTCGATCTGTCGCGGCAGCAAATGTCAAAG TGGCACGCTGACGAGGCCATCGCCGAGGCTCCCGGCCCCCGTGTCCGTTTGATGGCCCGCCTGCTGCAGGCCAAACTGGGCCACgggtcctcctcctcctcctcctctttg GGCCAGCGGACGCTGGGCTCCGAGCAGGAAGCGGACTCTCTGCCTGTGGCTGACCGCCAGCATCCG ACGGCCTGCGCCAGCGACGTGTGTTTCTTCTGCCGCCAAAAAGTTTACGTGATGGAGCGTCTGAGCGCCGAAGGGCTTTTCTTTCACCGAAGCTGCTTCGCGTGCCACGTGTGTCGGAGCACGCTCAGAATTGCCGCCTACCGATTCCACGCCGCCACCG GGAAGTTTTCGTGTCCGCGGCAATGCGAGCCGTCCGCTTGTGCCGGTCCGTCGGCGCCAAAGCCCGACCGAATGGTGTCGTGCGACAGAACTCAGCGGCCATCTTGT ACGTCACTGCTGCTGTCATCTGAAGAGTCTTCCGTGGCAACAGAGCATCGGCGCTTGTCAG CTTTTTCACTCACGCCGGAGCGAATCGAGTTGGAGAACGACAAAGCGGAGCGCCTGGAGGCCGAGGAGATCTCTGAAGAGGAGATCTCTGAGGAGTTCCTGGCCTGTTTCAACCTGAGCACAGACGACCAGACTTTGAG TTCAGAGGCAGACACTCCGGTCTCGCCGACGTACCAAACGGCGTGGGAGGAGGCTCTTGAGGACGGCCTGCGGCTGACGGCTTGCCAGGAAGAGGGGGACCGAGAGGAAGACCAGCCAGTCAGTGAGGAAGAATCCAGCGACG ACACAGGGGCGCCGGGTGAGACTTCGGCCTGGCGCAACACGCCCTCCACCGCTTCTTTCGTCACCAAGGTGGACTCCGCCTCCTCCGTGCGTTGGCCATCCCCCTCGGAGAAAGAAGTTTCGCTGGCGGAATGTGTTGAGGGGGCGTGGCCCGAAGAATCCAATGGCCGTTGCCAACGTGTTGAACGGCAAGcggaagggggcggggccaggGCGCTGTGGAAGGCTGTGTTTTCCAGGACCAGGGACAAGACCAAAGAGGCTGGCCGACCAg cagaGCCACTCCATCACACGCACGATGCTGGCTGGTGGACCGCGCAGCGCAAATGCTCGCCGGAAGCCCGCAACAAC CTGCATCTGGAGACCCTGGACATGGCAGCTCGCTTGGAGAAACTTTGCATCAGAGAGCGggacgcggcggcggcggtggtaGAGCACGGCGCTCGCGCTCATCTCCAACCCGTCTCGGACGCTGACGGCTTTGCTCGTCCTCAGCCTGCCTACGTTCCCCACGCTCTGGCCTTCAGGCCAGCGTTTCCCAAGGTCAGG GAGCGTCGGCCACGGCGCCATCCTCCCCCGGACTCGGACGGCCGCTCGTCCTGTGCCACCGAGGTGGCGGGCGTTCTGGTCCGTCCCCGGGAGCCGTCCAGCCTCAGCGTGCCCGAGAGCCTGTTCCGCCCGTACGAGGCACCTCGGCCGACGGAGCGCCGTCGGCCGGAGAGGAGCGGCCGCCGACGAGCCAAGCGGCGGCAACTCGAGAGGCTACGCCGAGCTCAG CTGATCCAGTGGCAGCTACagctggtggaggaggagcagcgacGTCTGGAGGCCCAAGGAGTGGCGCTGGAGCAAAGTCTCCGAG GAGCGTGCGGTGACGACAAAAGCAGCTTCATGCAGCTTTGGTTCCAATTGGTCCAGCAGAAGAACGCCCTGGCCCGATACGAGTCGGAGCTCGGCATTTA CGCGCGGGAACTGCAGCTGGAAGACCAACAGAGCCGACTCCAGCAGGAGCTTCGCGAGCGGATGATGCTGGACG ACCGGCTGAAGGGTGACCGGGAGCTGCTGCAGGAGCGcgccatcctggaggagatGCTGGAGGTGCTTGAGCGCAGGAAGGCCTTGGTGCCGCTGCTGGAGGAGCAAAGGCTCAGCTAG
- the LOC119117067 gene encoding protein-methionine sulfoxide oxidase mical3a-like isoform X6, with the protein MCSTSGPSPSTTCGDSAPRSSTGSSAPAPSTTSVFVNFSWFYSRWRCCSAWKFTSTWSLRTCWSRRVTSARAGWAGRWRHGQSPTPSIGCSLTSSWERTVAGTLCPPRPVPAGFRRKEFRGKLAIAITANFKNRNTRAEARVQEIGGVASIFNQRFFQDLRQQTGVDLENLVYYKDDTHYFVMTAKKRSLLHKGVILQDFADTELLLSRSNVDQKALQAFARTAANFSTDGQLPSLDFAINHYGRPDVAMFDFTSMYASENAAMVRRRRGHRLLVTLVGDSLLEPFWPMGTGVARGFLAALDASWMIRRWCQGDFPLDLLAERESLYRFLAQTTPENMQKNFSLYSLDPSSRYVNICLSVTPDQVRHLLDTEENAGQEPEMVGASPPIPESLSESNRLLAWCRLQTAGYPGVAVSDLTASWKSGLALCALLHRHRPQLIDFESLNPAAHHHNVGLAFDVCERELGILPLMTVEEMTSAAEPDALSMVMYLSQLYQLLRDGPPSSGAIGEESERRQSHFAASPLRPSTVWLSQDSQVRAASVTPASLLSRLGLDLSRQQMSKEKRSRPSQRCHRDQQRWHADEAIAEAPGPRVRLMARLLQAKLGHGSSSSSSSLGQRTLGSEQEADSLPVADRQHPTACASDVCFFCRQKVYVMERLSAEGLFFHRSCFACHVCRSTLRIAAYRFHAATGKFSCPRQCEPSACAGPSAPKPDRMVSCDRTQRPSCTSLLLSSEESSVATEHRRLSAFSLTPERIELENDKAERLEAEEISEEEISEEFLACFNLSTDDQTLSSEADTPVSPTYQTAWEEALEDGLRLTACQEEGDREEDQPVSEEESSDDTGAPGETSAWRNTPSTASFVTKVDSASSVRWPSPSEKEVSLAECVEGAWPEESNGRCQRVERQAEGGGARALWKAVFSRTRDKTKEAGRPAEPLHHTHDAGWWTAQRKCSPEARNNLHLETLDMAARLEKLCIRERDAAAAVVEHGARAHLQPVSDADGFARPQPAYVPHALAFRPAFPKVRERRPRRHPPPDSDGRSSCATEVAGVLVRPREPSSLSVPESLFRPYEAPRPTERRRPERSGRRRAKRRQLERLRRAQLIQWQLQLVEEEQRRLEAQGVALEQSLRGACGDDKSSFMQLWFQLVQQKNALARYESELGIYARELQLEDQQSRLQQELRERMMLDDRLKGDRELLQERAILEEMLEVLERRKALVPLLEEQRLS; encoded by the exons ATGTGCTCCACCTCTGGCCCTTCGCCATCCACGACCTGCGGGGACTCGGCGCCAAGAAGTTCTACGGGAAGTTCTGCGCCGGCTCCATCGACCACATCA GTATTCGTCAACTTCAGCTGGTTCTACTCAAGGTGGCGCTGCTGCTCGGCGTGGAAGTTCACGTCAACGTGGAGTTTAAGGACGTGCTGGAGCCGCCGGGTGACCAGCGCCCGGGCG GGGTGGGCTGGACGCTGGAGGCATGGCCAAAGTCCCACGCCGTCAATCGGCTGCAGTTTGACATCATCGTGGGAGCGGACGGTCGCAGGAACACTTTGCCCG CCACGCCCTGTGCCCGCAGGTTTTCGGCGCAAAGAGTTCCGCGGCAAGCTGGCCATCGCCATCACCGCCAATTTCAAAAACCGAAACACTCGCGCCGAGGCCAGAGTGCAGGAGATCGGCGGCGTGGCGTCAATCTTCAACCAGCGGTTCTTCCAGGACCTCCGGCAGCAAACCG GCGTGGACCTGGAGAACCTGGTGTACTACAAAGACGACACGCACTACTTTGTCATGACAGCCAAGAAACGCAGCCTGCTCCACAAAGGAGTCATTTTACAG GACTTTGCCGACACGGAGCTGCTCCTCTCTCGAAGTAACGTGGACCAGAAGGCTTTGCAGGCCTTTGCCCGCACGGCCGCTAACTTCTCCACCGACGGGCAGCTTCCGTCTCTGGACTTTGCCATCAACCACTACGGCCGCCCGGACGTGGCCATGTTTGACTTCACGTCCATGTACGCGTCGGAGAACGCCGCTATGGTCCGCCGGCGCCGAGGGCACCGACTGCTGGTCACGCTGGTGGGGGACAGCTTGCTAGAG CCCTTCTGGCCGATGGGAACGGGCGTCGCCCGCGGCTTCTTGGCCGCCCTGGACGCGTCTTGGATGATTCGTCGGTGGTGCCAAGGAGATTTTCCCCTTGACCTCCTGGCTGAGAG AGAGAGTCTGTACCGTTTCTTGGCTCAGACTACGCCTGAAAACATGCAGAAGAACTTTTCTTTGTACTCTCTGGACCCGTCGAGTCGCTACGTCAACATCTGCCTGAGCGTCACACCTGATCAA GTGAGACATTTGCTCGACACGGAGGAGAACGCGGGACAAGAGCCGGAAATGGTGGGAGCGTCGCCGCCGATACCGG AGTCGCTCTCCGAGTCCAATCGGCTTCTGGCGTGGTGTCGGCTGCAGACGGCGGGTTACCCCGGCGTCGCCGTCAGCGACCTGACGGCGTCGTGGAAGAGCGGCTTGGCTCTGTGCGCCCTGCTCCACCGCCACAGACCCCAACTCAT AGACTTTGAGTCGCTGAACCCCGCGGCGCACCACCACAACGTTGGCTTGGCGTTTGACGTGTGCGAGCGAGAGTTGGGAATTTTGCCGCTGATGACGGTGGAGGAGATGACTTCGGCGGCAGAACCGGACGCGCTGTCCATGGTCATGTACCTCAGTCAACTCTACCAGCTGCTACGGGATGGCCCGCCTTCTTCGG GAGCCATAGGCGAGGAATCCGAGCGGCGCCAGAGCCATTTTGCCGCGTCACCGCTGCGCCCGTCTACAGTCTGGCTGTCCCAGGATTCCCAGGTCCGAGCAGCCTCGGTGACCCCGGCCTCCCTCCTGAGCCGACTTGGACTCGATCTGTCGCGGCAGCAAATGTCAAAG GAGAAGAGGAGCCGGCCGAGCCAACGGTGCCACCGAGACCAACAGcgg TGGCACGCTGACGAGGCCATCGCCGAGGCTCCCGGCCCCCGTGTCCGTTTGATGGCCCGCCTGCTGCAGGCCAAACTGGGCCACgggtcctcctcctcctcctcctctttg GGCCAGCGGACGCTGGGCTCCGAGCAGGAAGCGGACTCTCTGCCTGTGGCTGACCGCCAGCATCCG ACGGCCTGCGCCAGCGACGTGTGTTTCTTCTGCCGCCAAAAAGTTTACGTGATGGAGCGTCTGAGCGCCGAAGGGCTTTTCTTTCACCGAAGCTGCTTCGCGTGCCACGTGTGTCGGAGCACGCTCAGAATTGCCGCCTACCGATTCCACGCCGCCACCG GGAAGTTTTCGTGTCCGCGGCAATGCGAGCCGTCCGCTTGTGCCGGTCCGTCGGCGCCAAAGCCCGACCGAATGGTGTCGTGCGACAGAACTCAGCGGCCATCTTGT ACGTCACTGCTGCTGTCATCTGAAGAGTCTTCCGTGGCAACAGAGCATCGGCGCTTGTCAG CTTTTTCACTCACGCCGGAGCGAATCGAGTTGGAGAACGACAAAGCGGAGCGCCTGGAGGCCGAGGAGATCTCTGAAGAGGAGATCTCTGAGGAGTTCCTGGCCTGTTTCAACCTGAGCACAGACGACCAGACTTTGAG TTCAGAGGCAGACACTCCGGTCTCGCCGACGTACCAAACGGCGTGGGAGGAGGCTCTTGAGGACGGCCTGCGGCTGACGGCTTGCCAGGAAGAGGGGGACCGAGAGGAAGACCAGCCAGTCAGTGAGGAAGAATCCAGCGACG ACACAGGGGCGCCGGGTGAGACTTCGGCCTGGCGCAACACGCCCTCCACCGCTTCTTTCGTCACCAAGGTGGACTCCGCCTCCTCCGTGCGTTGGCCATCCCCCTCGGAGAAAGAAGTTTCGCTGGCGGAATGTGTTGAGGGGGCGTGGCCCGAAGAATCCAATGGCCGTTGCCAACGTGTTGAACGGCAAGcggaagggggcggggccaggGCGCTGTGGAAGGCTGTGTTTTCCAGGACCAGGGACAAGACCAAAGAGGCTGGCCGACCAg cagaGCCACTCCATCACACGCACGATGCTGGCTGGTGGACCGCGCAGCGCAAATGCTCGCCGGAAGCCCGCAACAAC CTGCATCTGGAGACCCTGGACATGGCAGCTCGCTTGGAGAAACTTTGCATCAGAGAGCGggacgcggcggcggcggtggtaGAGCACGGCGCTCGCGCTCATCTCCAACCCGTCTCGGACGCTGACGGCTTTGCTCGTCCTCAGCCTGCCTACGTTCCCCACGCTCTGGCCTTCAGGCCAGCGTTTCCCAAGGTCAGG GAGCGTCGGCCACGGCGCCATCCTCCCCCGGACTCGGACGGCCGCTCGTCCTGTGCCACCGAGGTGGCGGGCGTTCTGGTCCGTCCCCGGGAGCCGTCCAGCCTCAGCGTGCCCGAGAGCCTGTTCCGCCCGTACGAGGCACCTCGGCCGACGGAGCGCCGTCGGCCGGAGAGGAGCGGCCGCCGACGAGCCAAGCGGCGGCAACTCGAGAGGCTACGCCGAGCTCAG CTGATCCAGTGGCAGCTACagctggtggaggaggagcagcgacGTCTGGAGGCCCAAGGAGTGGCGCTGGAGCAAAGTCTCCGAG GAGCGTGCGGTGACGACAAAAGCAGCTTCATGCAGCTTTGGTTCCAATTGGTCCAGCAGAAGAACGCCCTGGCCCGATACGAGTCGGAGCTCGGCATTTA CGCGCGGGAACTGCAGCTGGAAGACCAACAGAGCCGACTCCAGCAGGAGCTTCGCGAGCGGATGATGCTGGACG ACCGGCTGAAGGGTGACCGGGAGCTGCTGCAGGAGCGcgccatcctggaggagatGCTGGAGGTGCTTGAGCGCAGGAAGGCCTTGGTGCCGCTGCTGGAGGAGCAAAGGCTCAGCTAG